The Bubalus kerabau isolate K-KA32 ecotype Philippines breed swamp buffalo chromosome X, PCC_UOA_SB_1v2, whole genome shotgun sequence genome has a segment encoding these proteins:
- the MXRA5 gene encoding matrix-remodeling-associated protein 5, with amino-acid sequence MLWAHRSSGWRLPTNRCAGMAHPDEMPMTWARWRALSMVLILLWGCPHVALACPHPCACYVPSEVHCTFRSLASVPAGISPHVERINLGFNSIQALSETSFAGLTKLELLMIHGNDIPSIPDGALRDLISLQVFKFSYNKLRVITGETLQGLWNLVRLHMDHNQIEFIHPEAFRGLTSLRLLHLEGNLLRQLHPATFSTFAFLDYFRLSTVRHLYLAENAISTLPAGMLQNMPLLENLYLHGNPWACGCDMTWFLQWDAKSKGVLKCKKDKAYEGGQLCSTCFSPKKWHGQELQKLRDVRCQKPLIESPLRQNRSRSSEDDQDEDEGADHPFSPDEFQFPAWNVSVNMSDEHGNTVHLVCDIKKPTDVYRLHLNQTDPQEIEINATVALDFECPMTRQNYEKLWKLIAYYSEVPVKLHREPALGKDPRLGYQYRQDADDDTTLYYTGVRAHVLAEPEWVMQPSIELQLNRRLSSAKLVVLSYSSRHALVLSTKDARLSPSRSWVMIEPGRAVQRAQTVLEGSACQLSCNVRASESPSISWVLPDGSVVKAPMEDRDGRFSVLTSGWLKIRSTQPSDAGLYQCIARVRDETVRMLYRVLVQPPVIQPPDAYTVTVQKNPGEPVTLPCQALAVPEAQISWILPNKRMLNAMANSSHAYVLADGTLSIPKVQGTDSGYYRCVAVNQQGSDHFTVGVQVSKKGSRGSPKRRGRPGGRTLPGGRGGIVEDEGGSGTGDEENASRTVLHPQDQEVLIRATDDAGGGGMKTRKGRRKLKPWKHPAKEPETNVAEGRRVFESRRRVNVANKQINPERWADILARVRGRSLPKGTEGPQVITVPAPSLMRQEVTSPLPAVAPGSLSPVQTTSSSEESSGDMFVFGEEEQVSSAVSSPRTVPLQPAHDGVVRSEPRVTGTRSEEFIDEGSSEKTVGATPTEVDSNQTPATTPASVLYESSTLQTLEMEHKEPTEQNVATDGWSTLHVGSVLEATSPEDESPMDAVPLAESETVTYFYPDLGTNSQPAEKTVKEQASTHFTPTPASWVAEARMSEPLEDPTLGDPSIPVEMRLQEQTDSPQLVETDLSTPGHPLTPEGMKETSQTLREEGTLEMHPTDSRSVKGNGQATDPTTPLDSMPEVVNSVTDLQHPGESTPGVVFGKDMTTAPVTTPAQKDTSPSALTTHPSRKRPHGRRRFRPHKIRHRHKQSPHTTFAPTQVPEVKTPSLQVASSLVPTTWVNSAVGTAGHLDTEEHAGSVSRGSPHRKQGKKRNRHRYITSTLSSAASVSKPSFSPEDKHRLSFPLSSQAALSPTTVSFTTGDPRQITSLGAYSTDSISKTYSSSDTFQETVPVTREPASDGQETKNHGVTDLRDHQTDGLVPGDSVTHPASPSVAEVSPVRGFKEVSLTSPFPKTTSWDPPGATQLAVEHTNPPVTSPSEALTESPSVRESADLGLPSEFSPSAAVSTLFQPQRAAPSTTLPVLKAESSSSRAETTVRDQGGRETAHATIRSEIGPQSHVSTPAPVEEPESPFPPTTLLSSTETTAEPTPPLPSGTSPVWKASKHHVTFHYVGTPETKAPSVNNEVTQHLSKAHHLSTPSSKQDRFTLTPEEALRKEVFDGTMKNVLPHVPDGRDEAGRAPVFHQPARVPATPIPPRGTMRPPHTVTQSPFRYSVTFQPPHHLTRKPGVTAYPSRVWPEGRHATTPRSPSYPTTPVVVLWPGSKPSIPGTATGQGADRFQGNSRSFANNHLPDLRRDPVGKLPNSRAPPLPGGRFPFFINRTLSFPQLGGTPKPQGPSSPAPALRDRKVNVGPYTRIHSQSIFHMDLGPPAPPILHPPRTTASPSMNVRNIPLGSSTRSSVPFVTSSTPPSRSFHHGSTKLFSAGGPPASKFWTLGEKPQIITKSPQSVTVTAETDVTFPCEATGKPKPFVTWTKLSTGALMTPNTRLQRFEVLKNGTFVIRSVQVQDRGQYMCTAKNLHGADRMVVLLAVTAQQPQILASHYKDVTVYLGDTISMECLAKGTPAPQISWVFPDGRVWQTVSLVEGRVTLHENRTLSIKEASFQDRGVYKCVASNAAGADSLAIRLHVAALPPVIHQEKAENISLPPGLSIHIHCTARAAPLPSVRWVLRDGTQIRPSQFVHGNLFVFPNGTLYIRNLAPQDSGRYECVAANLVGSARRTVQLTVQRAAANARITGTSPQRTDVRYGGTLRLDCSASGDPWPRIVWRLPSKRMIDALFSFDTRIKAFANGTLVVKSVTDKDAGDYLCVARNKVGDDFVALKVNVVMKAAKIQHKEANDHHVLYGGDLKVDCLATGLPNPEISWSLPDGSLVNSFMQADDSGGRAKRYVVFHNGTLYFNEVGPREEGDYTCFAENQVGKDEMRVRVKVVSEPAAIRNKTYSVIHVPYGDVVTVACEAQGEPTPRVTWLSPTHRLIPALSDKYQVYQDGTLLIQKAQRSDTGNYTCVVRNSAGEDRKTVWIHVHVQPPTINGYPEAITTVREVAPGGSRKLIDCRAEGVPAPRVLWAFPEGVVLPAPYYGNRITIHRNGTLDIKSLRMSDSVQLACIGRNEGGEARLVVQLTVLEPLEKPIFHDPVSEKITAMAGHTISLNCSAAGTPTPTLLWLLPNGTELRSGQRLHRFFHKGDGRLHISGLSSEDAGAYRCVASNSAGHTERLVSLKVGLKPETNKRYNNLVSIVNGETLQLPCVPPGARGTRPSWTLPSGVVLDGPQVRGRFALWENGTLTVQDASVFDRGTYVCNADGEHGPSVVSIPVIVIAYPPRITSEPTPVIYARPGSIVKMNCMAMGIPKAEISWELPDKSHLTAGTQPRLYGNRFLHPQGSLTVQQATQRDAGFYKCTAKNLLGSDSKTTYVHIY; translated from the exons gttTAATAGCATACAGGCTTTGTCGGAAACGTCGTTCGCTGGACTGACGAAGCTGGAGCTCCTCATGATCCATGGAAATGACATCCCCAGCATCCCCGACGGGGCTCTGAGAGACCTCATTTCGCTCCAG GTTTTCAAGTTCAGCTACAATAAGCTTCGCGTCATCACGGGCGAGACCCTGCAGGGGCTGTGGAACCTGGTGAGGCTGCACATGGACCACAACCAGATCGAGTTCATCCACCCGGAAGCGTTCAGGGGCTTAACCTCCCTGAGGCTCCTCCACTTAGAGGGGAACCTGCTTCGCCAGCTGCACCCCGCCACCTTCTCCACCTTCGCCTTCCTGGACTACTTCAGGCTCTCCACCGTGAGACACCTCTACCTGGCCGAGAACGCCATCAGCACTCTCCCCGCCGGCATGCTGCAGAACATGCCGCTTCTAGAGAACCTCTACCTGCACGGCAATCCGTGGGCATGTGGCTGTGACATGACCTGGTTTCTGCAGTGGGACGCCAAATCCAAAG GGGTCCTGAAGTGTAAGAAGGACAAAGCGTACGAAGGAGGTCAGCTCTGTTCCACGTGCTTCAGTCCCAAGAAGTGGCATGGACAGGAGCTTCAGAAGCTGCGGGACGTCCGCTGTCAGAAGCCTTTGATCGAGTCCCCGCTGAGACAGAACCGGAGCCGGAGCAGTGAGGACGATCAGGACGAAGACGAGGGTGCTGACCACCCCTTCTCCCCGGACGAGTTCCAGTTCCCCGCGTGGAACGTGTCCGTGAACATGAGCGACGAGCACGGAAACACGGTCCACCTGGTCTGCGACATCAAGAAGCCCACCGACGTGTACAGGCTGCACTTGAACCAGACAGACCCCCAGGAGATAGAGATCAACGCCACGGTCGCCTTGGACTTTGAGTGTCCCATGACGCGACAGAACTACGAGAAGCTCTGGAAGCTGATCGCCTACTACAGTGAGGTCCCCGTGAAGCTCCACCGGGAACCGGCGCTCGGCAAAGACCCCAGGCTCGGCTACCAGTACAGGCAAGATGCGGACGACGACACCACGCTGTACTACACAGGCGTCAGGGCCCACGTCCTCGCCGAGCCAGAGTGGGTCATGCAGCCGTCCATAGAGCTGCAGCTCAACCGGCGTCTGAGCTCGGCCAAACTGGTGGTGCTGTCGTATTCGTCTCGGCATGCCCTGGTTCTGTCCACCAAGGACGCGAGGCTGTCTCCGAGCAGAAGCTGGGTGATGATCGAGCCCGGCAGAGCCGTGCAGAGAGCCCAGACCGTCCTGGAGGGGAGCGCCTGCCAACTGAGCTGCAACGTGAGGGCCTCCGAGAGCCCCTCCATCTCCTGGGTGCTCCCGGACGGGTCTGTCGTGAAAGCGCCGATGGAAGACCGTGACGGCAGGTTCTCCGTCCTCACCAGCGGCTGGCTGAAGATCAGGTCGACGCAGCCGTCGGATGCTGGTCTGTACCAGTGCATCGCTCGGGTGAGGGATGAGACAGTCCGGATGCTCTACAGGGTCCTGGTACAGCCGCCGGTCATTCAGCCTCCCGACGCATATACGGTAACCGTTCAGAAGAACCCAGGGGAGCCTGTGACGCTGCCTTGCCAGGCACTGGCTGTACCAGAAGCCCAGATCAGCTGGATCCTTCCAAACAAAAGGATGCTGAATGCAATGGCCAATTCCTCACACGCCTACGTGCTGGCCGACGGCACCCTTTCCATCCCCAAGGTTCAAGGAACCGACAGCGGTTACTACAGGTGCGTGGCGGTCAACCAGCAAGGGTCGGATCATTTTACGGTGGGGGTCCAGGTAAGCAAGAAGGGGTCCCGCGGGTCTCCGAAAAGACGCGGACGCCCAGGAGGCAGGACTCTTCCTGGAGGGCGAGGCGGGATCGTGGAGGATGAAGGCGGATCCGGCACGGGCGATGAAGAGAACGCATCAAGGACGGTCCTCCACCCGCAGGACCAAGAGGTGTTAATCAGAGCGACGGACGACGCCGGCGGCGGGGGTATGAAGACCAGGAAAGGGCGCAGAAAGCTGAAACCCTGGAAGCACCCCGCCAAGGAACCGGAGACCAACGTCGCCGAAGGCCGCAGAGTCTTCGAGTCCAGGCGGAGGGTAAACGTGGCCAACAAGCAGATTAATCCAGAACGCTGGGCAGATATCTTAGCCAGAGTCCGTGGGAGAAGTCTCCCTAAGGGAACGGAAGGACCGCAGGTCATCACAGTCCCCGCACCTTCACTGATGAGGCAGGAAGTGACTTCACCTCTGCCTGCCGTCGCTCCCGGCTCATTATCGCCCGTGCAGACCACAAGCAGTTCAGAAGAATCCTCGGGAGATATGTTTGTATTTGGCGAGGAAGAGCAGGTTTCCAGCGCTGTCTCCTCCCCTAGGACCGTTCCGCTCCAACCTGCCCATGACGGAGTCGTTCGTAGCGAACCCAGAGTGACAGGCACTCGCTCGGAAGAATTTATTGACGAGGGCTCTTCTGAGAAGACCGTGGGTGCAACTCCCACTGAAGTTGACTCCAACCAGACCCCAGCCACGACACCGGCATCTGTACTTTATGAATCTTCTACTCTGCAGACCCTGGAAATGGAACACAAAGAGCCCACCGAGCAAAACGTAGCCACAGACGGCTGGTCCACCCTCCATGTTGGATCCGTGCTGGAGGCCACATCCCCTGAGGATGAATCTCCGATGGATGCCGTACCCTTGGCTGAGTCTGAGACTGTGACCTACTTTTACCCCGATCTGGGGACAAATTCACAACCAGCTGAGAAGACCGTGAAAGAACAGGCCTCCACACACTTCACGCCAACTCCCGCCTCGTGGGTTGCCGAGGCTAGGATGTCTGAGCCGCTTGAAGACCCTACCTTAGGGGACCCCAGCATCCCAGTTGAAATGCGCCTCCAGGAACAGACAGACAGCCCGCAGCTTGTGGAAACTGATTTAAGCACTCCAGGCCACCCACTGACTCCCGAGGGCATGAAGGAGACTTCTCAGACACTTCGGGAAGAGGGTACGCTAGAGATGCACCCCACAGACTCCAGAAGTGTCAAGGGAAATGGGCAAGCCACAGACCCAACCACTCCGCTTGACTCGATGCCGGAAGTGGTGAACAGCGTCACTGACTTGCAGCATCCCGGGGAGTCCACGCCTGGCGTTGTGTTTGGCAAGGACATGACCACGGCGCCAGTGACCACGCCAGCCCAAAAGGACACTTCACCGTCGGCACTGACCACTCATCCTTCTCGAAAGAGGCCCCATGGGAGGAGGCGATTCCGACCCCACAAAATCCGACACCGCCATAAACAGAGCCCGCATACGACGTTTGCCCCGACCCAAGTCCCCGAAGTGAAGACTCCTAGTCTTCAAGTGGCGAGTTCTCTGGTTCCTACGACCTGGGTTAACAGTGCCGTAGGTACCGCCGGACACTTGGACACGGAGGAGCATGCCGGATCCGTATCCAGGGGCAGCCCACACAGGAAACAGGGCAAGAAACGCAACAGACACCGATACATCACTTCCACCCTGAGCTCTGCCGCTTCTGTGTCCAAGCCCAGCTTTTCTCCAGAAGATAAGCATAGACTCTCTTTTCCCCTCAGTTCCCAAGCTGCGCTTTCCCCTACGACCGTCTCTTTCACCACTGGAGACCCACGGCAGATAACCAGCCTGGGAGCTTATAGCACAGACAGCATCAGCAAAACATATTCATCTTCTGACACATTCCAAGAGACTGTTCCAGTCACACGTGAGCCTGCGTCAGATGGACAGGAAACGAAGAACCATGGTGTCACAGACCTCAGGGACCATCAAACCGACGGTCTGGTCCCTGGAGACTCAGTCACTCATCCGGCATCACCTTCTGTGGCCGAGGTCTCCCCTGTGAGAGGATTTAAGGAGGTGTCTCTGACATCTCCCTTTCCAAAAACGACAAGCTGGGATCCCCCAGGGGCAACCCAGCTCGCAGTGGAACACACAAACCCACCTGTTACCAGTCCTTCGGAAGCTCTTACAGAATCACCCTCTGTGAGAGAGTCAGCAGATCTAGGTTTGCCCTCTGAGTTTTCGCCTTCAGCGGCGGTCTCTACGCTGTTTCAACCCCAACGGGCGGCTCCTTCGACGACTCTCCCCGTCCTAAAAGCAGAGTCATCCTCGAGTCGGGCGGAAACCACCGTCCGTGATCAGGGAGGCCGTGAAACCGCTCACGCTACTATCCGTTCTGAAATCGGACCCCAGAGTCACGTGTCCACTCCCGCCCCGGTGGAGGAGCCAGAATCGCCATTCCCACCCACAACTCTGTTGTCTTCCACAGAGACCACTGCAGAGCCCACACCGCCTCTTCCTTCAGGGACATCCCCAGTCTGGAAAGCTTCCAAACACCATGTCACCTTCCATTACGTGGGGACCCCAGAAACCAAAGCGCCTTCTGTGAATAACGAAGTAACTCAACATTTATCGAAGGCACACCACTTATCCACGCCCTCTTCCAAGCAGGACAGATTTACCTTGACTCCAGAGGAGGCATTAAGAAAGGAAGTGTTTGATGGTACAATGAAAAACGTACTTCCCCATGTTCCAGACGGTCGAGACGAGGCTGGGAGGGCCCCGGTTTTCCACCAACCAGCCAGAGTTCCCGCCACACCAATCCCGCCGAGAGGAACCATGAGACCCCCGCACACGGTCACACAAAGCCCCTTCAGATACTCGGTCACCTTCCAGCCCCCTCATCACCTGACCCGCAAACCGGGAGTCACTGCGTACCCGTCGAGGGTTTGGCCAGAGGGCAGGCACGCCACGACTCCGAGATCACCCAGTTATCCAACGACTCCCGTGGTGGTTTTGTGGCCTGGTTCCAAACCTAGCATTCCTGGTACGGCGACCGGCCAAGGAGCTGACCGATTCCAGGGCAACTCCAGATCGTTTGCAAATAACCACCTGCCCGATCTAAGAAGAGACCCCGTGGGCAAGCTTCCGAATTCAAGAGCGCCTCCTCTTCCCGGTGGAAGATTCCCTTTCTTTATCAACAGGACCCTATCTTTCCCCCAGTTGGGAGGTACTCCAAAACCTCAGGGACCCAGCTCTCCAGCCCCAGCGTTGAGAGACAGAAAGGTCAACGTAGGTCCCTACACTCGGATCCACTCTCAGAGCATCTTCCACATGGACCTGGGGCCCCCAGCGCCTCCCATCTTGCACCCCCCCAGGACCACAGCATCCCCGTCCATGAACGTACGGAACATCCCCCTGGGCTCCTCCACCCGGAGCTCCGTCCCCTTCGTGACGTCTTCCACCCCGCCCTCCAGAAGCTTCCATCACGGCAGCACAAAGCTCTTCTCTGCCGGAGGGCCGCCTGCGTCCAAATTCTGGACGCTCGGGGAAAAGCCGCAGATCATCACCAAATCCCCGCAGTCCGTGACCGTCACCGCGGAGACAGACGTCACGTTCCCCTGTGAGGCCACGGGGAAGCCCAAGCCCTTCGTGACTTGGACCAAGCTGTCCACAG GTGCTCTGATGACCCCCAACACCAGACTGCAGCGATTTGAGGTCCTGAAGAACGGCACGTTCGTCATCCGGAGCGTCCAGGTGCAGGACCGTGGGCAGTACATGTGTACGGCCAAAAACCTGCACGGGGCCGACCGCATGGTGGTCCTCCTGGCGGTCACGGCGCAGCAGCCCCAGATCCTGGCCTCCCACTACAAGGATGTCACCGTCTACCTGGGCGACACCATCTCCATGGAGTGTCTGGCCAAGGGGACCCCGGCACCGCAGATCTCCTGGGTCTTCCCCGACGGGCGCGTGTGGCAGACCGTGTCCCTCGTGGAGGGCAGGGTCACGCTGCACGAGAACCGGACGCTGAGCATCAAGGAGGCGTCGTTCCAAGACAGGGGCGTCTACAAGTGCGTGGCGAGCAACGCGGCGGGCGCCGACAGCCTGGCCATCCGCCTGCACGTGGCGGCCCTGCCCCCGGTCATCCACCAGGAGAAGGCGGAGAACATCTCGCTGCCGCCCGGCCTCAGCATCCACATCCACTGCACGGCCCGCGCCGCGCCCCTGCCCAGCGTGCGCTGGGTGCTCCGCGACGGCACCCAGATCCGCCCCTCGCAGTTCGTCCACGGCAACCTCTTCGTCTTCCCCAACGGGACCCTGTACATCCGCAACTTAGCGCCCCAGGACAGCGGGCGCTACGAGTGCGTGGCCGCCAACCTGGTGGGCTCGGCGCGCCGGACCGTGCAGCTCACGGTGCAGCGTGCGGCGGCCAATGCGCGCATCACCGGCACCTCCCCGCAGAGGACCGACGTCCGCTACGGGGGCACCCTCCGCCTGGACTGCAGCGCCTCCGGGGACCCCTGGCCGCGCATCGTCTGGAGGCTGCCATCCAAGCGGATGATCGACGCGCTTTTCAG CTTCGACACCAGGATCAAGGCGTTCGCCAACGGGACGCTGGTGGTCAAGTCGGTCACGGACAAAGACGCAGGGGATTACCTGTGCGTCGCCCGGAACAAGGTGGGCGACGACTTCGTGGCGCTCAAGGTGAACGTGGTCATGAAAGCCGCCAAGATCCAGCACAAGGAAGCCAACGACCACCACGTCCTGTACGGGGGCGATCTCAAGGTGGACTGCCTGGCCACGGGGCTCCCCAACCCCGAGATCTCCTGGAGCCTCCCAGATGGGAGCCTGGTCAACTCCTTCATGCAGGCGGACGACAGCGGAGGGCGGGCCAAGCGTTATGTGGTGTTCCACAACGGGACGCTCTACTTCAACGAGGTGGGCCCGCGGGAGGAAGGGGACTACACGTGCTTCGCGGAAAACCAGGTCGGCAAGGACGAGATGCGAGTGCGAGTCAAGGTGGTGAGCGAGCCGGCCGCCATCCGCAACAAGACATACTCGGTGATCCACGTGCCCTACGGGGACGTGGTCACCGTGGCCTGCGAGGCTCAAGGGGAGCCCACGCCCAGGGTCACCTGGCTGTCTCCCACCCACCGGCTCATCCCCGCCTTGTCCGACAAATACCAGGTCTACCAGGACGGCACGCTCCTCATCCAGAAGGCCCAGCGCTCGGACACCGGCAACTACACATGCGTGGTCAGGAACAGCGCCGGGGAGGACCGGAAGACCGTCTGGATCCACGTCCACGTGCAGCCGCCCACCATCAACGGCTACCCGGAGGCCATCACCACGGTGCGGGAGGTGGCCCCCGGCGGGAGCCGCAAGCTCATTGACTGCCGGGCGGAAGGCGTGCCCGCGCCACGGGTGCTCTGGGCCTTCCCCGAGGGCGTGGTCCTGCCCGCCCCCTACTACGGAAACCGCATCACCATCCATCGCAACGGAACCCTGGACATCAAGAGCCTGCGGATGAGCGACTCGGTGCAGCTGGCGTGCATCGGGCGCAACGAGGGCGGGGAGGCCCGCCTGGTGGTCCAGCTCACTGTCCTGGAGCCCCTGGAGAAGCCCATCTTCCACGACCCGGTCAGCGAGAAGATCACAGCCATGGCCGGCCACACCATCAGCCTCAACTGCTCGGCCGCGGGCACCCCGACGCCCACGCTGCTGTGGCTCCTGCCCAACGGGACGGAGCTGCGGAGCGGCCAGCGGCTGCACAGGTTCTTCCACAAGGGGGACGGCCGGCTGCACATCAGCGGCCTCTCGTCCGAGGACGCTGGCGCCTACCGCTGCGTGGCCAGCAACTCGGCGGGCCACACGGAGAGGCTGGTGTCCCTGAAGGTGGGGCTGAAGCCCGAGACGAACAAGCGCTACAACAACCTGGTCAGCATCGTCAACGGGGAGACCCTGCAGCTGCCCTGTGTCCCCCCGGGTGCCCGGGGGACGCGCCCGTCCTGGACGCTGCCCAGCGGTGTGGTCCTGGACGGACCCCAGGTGCGGGGACGCTTCGCCCTCTGGGAGAACGGCACCCTCACCGTGCAGGATGCCTCGGTCTTTGACCGGGGCACCTACGTGTGCAACGCGGACGGTGAACACGGCCCTTCCGTCGTGAGCATCCCGGTGATTGTCATCGCCTATCCTCCACGGATCACCAGCGAGCCCACGCCAGTCATCTACGCCCGCCCCGGCAGCATCGTGAAGATGAACTGCATGGCCATGGGCATCCCCAAAGCCGAGATAAGCTGGGAGCTGCCCGACAAGTCACATCTCACGGCGGGGACTCAGCCGCGTCTCTATGGCAACAGATTCCTGCACCCACAGGGATCCCTAACCGTCCAGCAGGCCACCCAGAGAGACGCGGGCTTCTACAAATGCACTGCAAAAAACCTCCTGGGCAGCGACTCGAAGACCACCTACGTCCACATCTACTGA